A single window of Neovison vison voucher ROM102488 mitochondrion, complete genome DNA harbors:
- the ND2 gene encoding NADH dehydrogenase subunit 2 (TAA stop codon is completed by the addition of 3' A residues to the mRNA), giving the protein MKPPILIIIMFTVVSGTMMVLMSSHWLMIWIGFEMNMLAIIPILMKKFSPRAVEASTKYFLTQATASMLLMLGIIVNLLLTGQWTVSSTLNSTASNMMTVALAMKLGLSPFHFWVPEVTQGVPLPSGMILLTWQKIAPLSILYQIYPSMNSHLLTTMAITSVLIGGWGGLNQTQLRKILAYSSIAHMGWMIAVTTYNPTLTLLNLLIYITMTLGTFMLFSFNSSTTTLSLSLMWNKLPLITSLILITMLSLGGLPPLSGFIPKWMIIHELTKNNMITLAMFMAMTALLNLYFYMRLTYATALTLFPSTNTMKMKWQFENTKNTTLLSPLIVISTMLLPLTPMMSTLF; this is encoded by the coding sequence ATCAAGCCCCCAATTCTCATCATCATCATGTTTACCGTCGTCTCGGGGACTATAATAGTACTAATAAGCTCCCACTGATTGATAATCTGAATTGGGTTCGAAATAAATATACTAGCCATCATCCCAATTCTAATAAAAAAATTTAGCCCACGAGCAGTAGAAGCATCAACAAAATACTTCCTCACACAAGCCACCGCATCCATGCTTCTTATACTAGGAATTATTGTCAATCTATTACTAACAGGGCAATGAACAGTCTCAAGTACCCTAAACTCAACCGCATCTAACATAATAACAGTAGCCCTAGCAATAAAACTAGGCCTATCACCCTTTCACTTCTGAGTACCTGAAGTAACTCAAGGAGTCCCATTACCATCAGGAATAATTTTACTAACCTGACAAAAAATCGCTCCCCTATCAATTCTATACCAAATTTACCCATCCATAAACTCACATTTACTGACAACTATAGCAATTACATCAGTCCTAATCGGAGGATGAGGAGGACTGAACCAAACACAACTACGAAAAATCCTGGCCTACTCATCAATCGCACACATAGGATGAATAATCGCCGTAACAACATACAACCCAACCCTTACACTGCTAAACCTCTTAATTTACATCACAATAACTTTAGGAACATTCATACTATTCTCATTCAACTCATCCACAACTACACTATCATTATCCCTCATATGAAATAAACTACCATTAATCACCTCACTAATTTTAATCACAATACTATCATTAGGAGGCCTTCCTCCACTTTCAGGCTTTATTCCCAAATGAATAATTATCCATGAACTCACAAAAAACAACATAATTACACTAGCAATATTCATAGCAATAACAGCCCTATTAAATTTATACTTTTACATACGACTAACATACGCAACAGCACTAACTTTATTTCCCTCAACAAATACTATAAAAATAAAATGACAATTTGAAAACACAAAAAATACAACCCTACTATCCCCCCTAATTGTAATCTCAACCATACTACTCCCACTTACACCAATAATATCAACACTATTCT